CTAACATGGGGTAATTGAAAAGTGTACTGGTCCATAGAACGGAATTCTGGACAGAGCTAAAGCATTTGCTCTCTTTCCCAGTTCTGAAGCATTTGATCATTTTGTTGATTGCTTCATGGTCCTTTTTCTCAGTGATGAGTAAACATAAGTCAAAAGTCGTTGATTTAGTTCTTTTATCAATCTAATGTTTCTATGTCTAAAGATGTTGCAATTTTATCCAGCGTTCCATGAACACATCAAATAGTATTTGGCTTTACTAATGTCCTACCGTTTCTTAGCTAACTGAACAAGCAGCTTACCACTCTTTGAAGGCAAATCTCAAGTGGATGGCTCCAGAAGTACTTTGCTTTTGTGAACATTAATGCcacattctttttttgttgtggTGGAATGATGGAATAGTGTAACCTGCGAATCATACAATCGTTGATGGCGAATGATAACGGCACAAATCTTAATCGTACTGTTGACATCTGAAGTTTGGGATGTACTATTATCGAAATGCTATCTGGGAAACCTCCTTGGAGTGAGTATGAGTGGGTAAGAACACTgcattgctttttcattttctctattTGTCCTTGGACCAAATCTGTCACTTCTTTCTGCTGGAAGTTCAGCACTGTGCAAATTACCTTTTGGCATGTGATTCGTGTCTTTAGTTTCTGTTTAAGGGCTTAATCATTCAATGCAGGCTGCGGCTATGTTTAAGGTAATGTGAAGTGCTCCGCTAATACCTGAGATGTTATCTGTCGAGTGGAAGGATTTCCTGCAGTGCTGCTTCCATAGACAGCCTGCCGAGAGGCCTCCAGCTGCCATGCTGCTTGAGCATGCTTTCCTGCAAATTACAAGTTACAGATGACTAAATTTTTTGACGTGCCATTCCTTGTTGCAAAAGGAATGTTATATTGTAAATGCTCATATTTACTAGACCAAAAGGATTAGAAATAGGAAGCGCAGTATGGAAGCTGCTACATGAAAATAAGTCCATTAATGggatgaagaaaaaagaagactcATATGGTCCCAAGATACATGTttaattatctaaattaatGCTTATCTATACTGATGATACTTTATTAGGGTGAAGGATGAATGCTTTCATCAGGATCTAAcacagtttttttatttaacaaattaGCCATAAATAGAGGCATGCCAATCCCTAGTCATCCAAACACaggcaattttgaaaaaattggagatttgaaaagaaagaaagaaccacTCTACAATGGAGAAACATAAAGAATGAGTTAGAGTTTGCTGCATCTCTATCTCCGAAGAAGCAGAGAATAGaagttatgaattgattgaaaagCGTAGAAATGCTGAAGAAAAATTTCCAGAGTCTTGAACCAGCAAGCGCAGAAAACCTGCAACATCCGAAAACTATGGTGTTTCTTAGAGTGAAGCCAAGTTTCCCCGATTGTTGGAAGGGCATTCCATTCCATCCACTCAAAATCTATGCAAACCAAACAAAGGTCCAATCCAACCAAACATGACATAAGGCCACGTTCAGTGTGCAGAATCAGACACCTTGAGAGTTGTTGTTCAGAGAAGTTAAGTTCCAATTGCGCAGGAACTATACTGTTCCATCATTTGCTGATAATAAGTAGAGTCATCGTCCAGAAATTGATCTTCTGGTCTTCAAATTCCGACGACTGTAGTCCATTTGTCACACTACAAGTTTTGTTGGACTTTGCATGACATATTCAGAGTTGGTTTTGCTCCCGATGGACGATTCCATTTCGCCAGATTCACATTTTTCAAAACTATATTTTGTTACCGAGTTGGTTTTGCTCCCGATGGACGATTCCATTTCGCAGATTCACATTTTTCAAAACTATATTTTGTTACCCTTTGGTTGAGTTACGATGGTGACTGAAACAAATACAAAGTGATACACATTCGGGCTCAACTCCATTGTTGAAACCAAACGAGGGGTCACATCCATTATATCTCCATCTCTGCTGTTTTCAAATTATTCTCTTCTGCTGAATACACTTGGGATAAAACATGATCCTTGGTAGGTCAGTCTTATGCTAACTGTTTTATCTCAACCACAATTTTTCGATACAGCATTTGATATGCTGTACAAATCGGCAGAATCTTATTATTTGATTGGAGTTGTATCAAAGTTGATGTGTTTTCTACATGGTAATCTTCATTCGACATTCCTAAAGGAATCAACCACCTAAAATACTAGATTAGAAACTGACAAAATACCTAAGAGCTATGAAACTCTCTTGCTTTCCCCttatcacacacacacacccacacccacacacacacatactTAAACCCACGACAATGAACGTTTtgatcacttttcttctctttcttctacCAGTTCTCTTTCTATTAAGCTGGAGaagtggagaagaagagaatcaTCAAGAAAGCTACCTCTAGGATCATTGGGAATCCCCATAATAGGCCAAAGCATCGGCATGCTCCAAGCCATGAGGACAAACACAAGAGAAGAATGGCTTCGAGAAAGGGTGAGAAGTATGGACTAATCTCAAAGCTCACCCTCTTCAGCAAACTGACGGTGTTCATTCACGGACCAGTAGCAAACAAGTTTATATTCTATGGAGACAGCAGCATGCTTGCCAACAAGCAGCCATCATCCATCTGCGCGATTCTGGGAGACCGCAGTCTGTTTGAACTCAGTGGCCAAGATCATAGACGTGTGAGAGAGTCTCTCATGTTGTTCTTGAGACCAGAATCGCTGAAGCAGTACATGGGAAAAATAGATGAAGAAGTCAGGAAGCACATCGAGTTGCACTAGcagggaaaggaaaaagttgTGGTATTTCGATATTCTATAGACTCTCACTGTTGCTTTGATCTGTTTGAGATACATCGAGACATATTATATCTTAAGATACACATGGTGTATGCACACAATAGTCTCGTATGACTGGGGTTCACACTTGTATTGCCTCCGCATGTATTGACTGTAAGAATGAATGCATATACTGGATTGTGCACAATCTCTTCAATAAACGGAAGAAGAGTGAATGACAATAATGTTTTGATCTTCCTATAGGCATTGCCCCTGATGAAAATCCTTACATTCAACATCGTATGGTCTCTTCTCTTTGGCATGGAGGAAGGAGctgaaagagagaaattcttGGAAAACTTTCAAGAAATGGGAGAGGGAATGTGGTCCATACCAGTAAACCTGCCATTCACACGCTACAATTGGAGCTTCCATGCAAGCTCCAGGGTCCAAATATGTTAAAGGAACTTGTACAAGAGAAGAAAGTGAAACTAGAGCAGCACAGTCCATCCCCTCATCAAGACTTAATCACGTGCTTGTTAAGTAAGcacaatgaagaaaatgaacgaGTTGTGACTGACAAGGAAATTCTGCACAATATCACGCTTGTCATGATTGCTGGACATGATACATCATCTGTACTTATAACTTTTGTGCTGCGTCTTTTATATAAGAATCCTGCTGTTTATGAAGCTGTTCTTCAAGGTAAACATCCTCTAACCACGGCATCTTTTTAGATTTGTCTAATCTGCACAGAGATTCCTGCagcccaaaaagaagaaaaattgaaacaaaatgaagaacttGTTCAAACCTAGTTCACTCTTGAACCATGACCCAAGCTGCGTAAGGATAATGAATGATCTCCATTTGCTGATGGATAATGGATGGCTTGATAAATATAGGGAAAATCAATGCATAAATTTGTCTGAGTTTCCAAAGCCAGATGTCAACTTAAATAACAAAGCTCAGAAGTATGTTCCTTCCCCCTTATTGCGATAATTAATAAGCTTGTTTTGCTATTGCAGAACAAGAAGAGGTAGCAAAAAGCAAGACCTTGGAAGAACCTTTAACTTGGGAAGACCTTGCCAGGATGAAGTACACATGGAGAGTAGCGATGGAAACTCTAAGGATGGTTCCGCCTGTTTTTGGTGTCTTTAGGTTGGCTTTAAGGGATATTGACTATGGTGGGTACCTCATTCCTAAAGGCTGGCAGGTAAGGATGCAAATAACTATTCCAATCTCTCCAAATGCTTGCTTGCACCATCTGCTATTTATTCTCTCTATCTGGGAAACCAGTTCGTCAACATACATTCAGTATTTGATGTGTGACCCAGGTTTTTTGGGCATCAAACATGACACGTATAGATGAGAGCATATTCCCGGAGCCATCAAAGTTTGATCTTGCTAGATTTGAAAACCAGAAGTCAGTACCACCCTATAGCTTTATTCCTTTTGGAGGAGGGCCTCGTGTATAAACAGGAAACCCTTGTTGTAATCCATTATCTGGTCACTAAGTACTCATGGAGTTATGTTCAGATTATCATTACCTTAGGGACCCCTTGTCAGTACCAACTCAAGGACTATTGCTCTGGATTGTGCCAAATATACAAGAATAAAGGACAATTCTTTCCTGGACTATCCAGGACTTTCACGGTGTCACCTTCACAGACTTAACTAAATCAAACATCCCCATGGTGACAATAAAGTCAAGACACCATAAATGCAAGAAAGAAGCCAGTGGTTTAAAAAGCTCTTCTGAAATACATAGCCAAGAGCATTCTGCCAACGCTGTATGTTTTCAACTTGCATGATGTGCATGTCGTCGgtacaaatttgacaaattgcTTGACTCCCCTATATCCATGCAGTCTTCCTTATCTTAGCCCCTCCAGAAACTATCAAAACTTTCTATACTACTTAAATAAATTGGGAATTGAACAAAAAAGGTTATACGTGGCCTCTCTCCTaaattcttcttttgcttttccaaCTTCTTTGGGTTGGTTTGAAtgtaattctaatttttttccttttcttctttcttgcttttttacCTAAGACAGCATAATATTCCAACTGAACAGAGCATCAACACATGGAAAGGAGATTCGATTTTATAGATAATTCATCTTATAATGAAATTGAGAGCACAATTTatgcaatttctcttttatcttatGAAACTGTGAGATTTTTGAGATCATTACCAACTATTTTAATAGCTTAAACTATCAAATGAATgtttgatttaatatttaaatgttctAACACTCCCCTCATGCGAAAACTGTATTTTGGCCTAAATTTAAAGATCTGAATTCAAGATCTCTTATTTTGTTACTGTATGAGATAGTGTAAGACCACCGCTAGCTATTTTAAAAACAAGTACCAAGCGAATTACTCTTGTCCTTGCCACTTCTTCACATTACAGCAACAATATTAACTAAAAGTCTtgcccctccctctctccccctctctaaGTTTCATCCTTTTTTCGTCTCTTCAACTTATGGAAACTctacaacccaaaaaaaaaaaaacttatggaAACTCTACCAAACAGCTCCTTaccaacccccaaaaaaaaaaaaaaaaagagctaaaAATTAATTGCAAGTTGGAGGATTTAATAGCACAAAATGACAAAGCAAAACCGTATCTAAATACAAGATTTGCATTTACGGgattagttctttttttctatttatgattTTCAGCGCCACTCACCACGTGTCATCTTTCCATGGAGGTTGAACCTGGCGGCTACTTCCTCGACGTTGGTTCGGTCCGATAATCCAAAAGGTCCTTTCCTTATAGTGCATGTAAGAAATTTTGCTCCTCCCGACGGCTGTTGACTCTGTTTTCCCATTTTATGTAACGCCCGACCTTTGATCTTTTTCGAGTACCCCCAAAGCCTGACGAATCCCTAAACTTCTGAAAACTTAAACAGATGACCTTCTTTGAATTCCTGATACTAATCCCTTTTCGAGGTCCAGATTGCCAGAGCAGCTTTGGTCCTTTCTTTTCATCTATGTTTGCTACTTTGGAATTTCCAATTTTGTCGGTTCTTCTTTATATGTGCTATTTGCCTACTCTGAGAGATCCTCAGGTGGTTCTGCTTACTGGGTGATTGGGAAAGGATTTAGTATGGCTTCTTTTTAATACATGTAGATCTTGTCTGACTTCATCCTTTTCTAGTTAGCTCGAAGTTGTCTCCACTTTTGTAGCTCAGAATAAGTGATGCCTAGAGAGGCTGATCCATTTCGGAGGCATGTGAAGGTTGTGACGAACAAGTGGAAGTGTAAGTTTTGTGGCAGGGATTTTGGTGGAAGTGCTACGAGGATCAGGGCACACTTCGCAGGGGTTCCGGGCTATGGTATTAAACTATGCGAGAGAGTTGATGAGCATGTGAGATCCGAAGCTTTGAAAGCGATGAGAGGTAAAAGTGTGGCGGATGCAATCAACAGGGGAGGCGCATCTATTGAGGTAACAGGGCGAAGAAGTGACGGTATGGGCCAAATTGTAGTCCTTGGTAGTGACCATCCTTCCAGTCACCATGATATGCAGAACTCGAATCGAAGCATCCCACAACAACCATCTTTCCATTGGCAGAACGGAATTCAACGCTTGAATGATGAACGTGGAAACGAAAAAACTTCATCTCTCCAGCAACCTTCAACCGATCCGCCGGCTTCGATTTTTCTTGATCCAAGTCAGCTACCAGAGCTTTTTGATCAGTCTATTGATCTCGAGACAAGGTATGAACAACAGAATAATAGAATGCCATCACCATTGCAAAATCATCGATCCCTTAATAACAGTGTGACAAATGGGTTGCATCAGTCAACTAGACCTGGTGTTGCTGTGCCTGGTCCCCCTCTCAGTGGCACAAGTACAATTGGCACTCCCCGACATTCCAATCAAACTCATTCTGGCTTTGATGAACAATGGAGAGATGAAAGTGCTTCACGTCCACAAATATCTTCAGCAGAGTGGATGTCTTATCTTCTTGATATGCCCTATCCTGAGGAAATGCAAATGAGTGACCTGCAGAATCGAACGGGCCCATCGTCGTCACAAAATGATCAATCCCTTCATGGAGGCACTTCAAATTGTTTGCAAGACTGCAATCAAATCCCTATTGCCGAAGTAGTTCCGCTGTCCAATGCCACAAGTCTAACCAATGCCGTCGAACATTTTAGTCAACAGCCACTTCTGCtatgtgatgaagaatgtgaaaaTGAGACTAGTTCCTTTCCCTCGCAAGCTTCAATGGACATATCTCCGCCAAGTGCATCACAGCCTTCCACTGGCCCATGCTCTTTTGAGAAACTGGTTGTGGATTCCCTATTTTCGGAGGGCGGAACTAACACAGAAGACCCATTGTCATCACTAGGTATGCCTTGAAGTGATCCTTCTCTTTTCTGCTAACTGTCTCCTTATTTAACTTCCTAATTACAGGCGTATCCTTGAATGTTTGATATGTGCACTTTCActcattttttaatgatgaatGTTATATAAGAATATCAAACAGATGTAAATGTTAGTTTCAGTGTAGATGTTTTGTGGGATTAAGTCTAGATTTTGACTCTACTTGCACTCGTGGcttgttttgaaaattcaatGGTTGATTGATCAGGATTGTTAATAATGATATTAATCTGCTTTACTTTTGCGACCAGCTTCCCGGCACCCTCCATTGCAAAGTCTTCCAGATCAACCTCTTAATCTTGAGACAATGAACACAGAGCATCACCCAAGCGCGTCATCACCATCACAGAATAACCAGCTCCTGATTACATGTTTCCCGCAAGCTCTGATGGACATAGATGCGAGCAGTCCATCATCATTGCAAGGTACATATTTATTCATCTAAATTAATCCTTATGTATCCTGATGTTACGTAATTAGGGAGAAGGATGAATGCTTACATTAGGATGTAACACGTAGAATTCTCGATTCACAATTAGGTATATACAGAGGCGTGCCAATCACGAGTCATCCAAACACTGGCAACTTTGAATATAATGGAGCTTTAAAAAGAAAGGTAGAACGACTCTACAATAGAGAAGCTGACATAAAGAATGAGTTAGAGTTTGCTGCATCTCTATCTCTGAAGAAGCAGAGAATAGAAGTTGTGAATTGGTTGACAAACGTGGAAAAGCTTAGGAAAAATTTCCAAAGTCTTGTACCAGCAAGCGCAGAAAATTTGCCACCACAACAGCATGTGGATATGTTGATGAAAGAAGCAGAAGACCTTATCATAAAAAGCAAATTTCCAGAAGGACTGTTTGAGGTGGGAGACGCCAAAGTCAATATATTATTAGAACGGAAGTTGGAGGCAGGTAAGGCATTTCAGACAAATACTAAGAAGATCTTGCGGTGCCTAAGAGAGAATCACATATCACGATTGGGCATTTACGGTATGGGCGGTGTCGGAAAAACAACCATTATGGTGCATGTGCATAATAGGCTCCTAAAGAAAGCAAACCATATTAATGTATTGTGGATTGCTGTGTCACAAGATCTCGACATACATAAGTTGCAAGGTGACATTTGGAAGGCATTAAAATTAGGTGatctaaaagaagaaaatgcgaTGAAACGAGCAGCAATGTTGTTCGATCAATTAAGTGATATAGGGAAGTCTGTACTTATCCTTGACGATGTATGGGAACATTTTGATCTTGATGAGGTGGGTATCCCTGTGGAAGCTGATGGACTTAAGTTGGTGTTAACAACTCGGTCCTTCGAAGTATGCCGCCAGATGCATTGccagaagaagataaaaatcgAACCTTTGTCTCCTAATGAGGCACAAAGCCTATTTTTGAAGGAACTTGGACCTGAAGCTCTTAGTTTGGAAATTGAAGCCGTTATGAAGCTAATTGTAGAAGAATGTGCTGATCTACCACTAGGAATCATCACGATGGCAAGAACCATGAGAGGAGTAAGTGATCTGTTTGAATGGAAGGATATCTTAGAGAGATTGAAAGAATCTAACATGGGGCAAATGGACATGGAAAAGAAGGTCttagcaaatttaaaattaagttACAGTCGCCTGAGTAATCATGAAGTCCAACAATGTTTTTTATGCTGTGCACTTTATCCAGAAGACCGACTAATTCATAAGTTTGAGCTGatagaattttttattgatgaagGATTGATTGGTGGATTGGATAAGAGGGAGAAATGTTATGATAGAGGTCTTACCATACTGaacaaacttgaaaatgtttgcTTGTTGGAAAATGATCGGGGTATGGtcaagat
The window above is part of the Eucalyptus grandis isolate ANBG69807.140 chromosome 6, ASM1654582v1, whole genome shotgun sequence genome. Proteins encoded here:
- the LOC108960320 gene encoding probable disease resistance protein At4g27220, giving the protein MPREADPFRRHVKVVTNKWKCKFCGRDFGGSATRIRAHFAGVPGYGIKLCERVDEHVRSEALKAMRGKSVADAINRGGASIEVTGRRSDGMGQIVVLGSDHPSSHHDMQNSNRSIPQQPSFHWQNGIQRLNDERGNEKTSSLQQPSTDPPASIFLDPSQLPELFDQSIDLETRYEQQNNRMPSPLQNHRSLNNSVTNGLHQSTRPGVAVPGPPLSGTSTIGTPRHSNQTHSGFDEQWRDESASRPQISSAEWMSYLLDMPYPEEMQMSDLQNRTGPSSSQNDQSLHGGTSNCLQDCNQIPIAEVVPLSNATSLTNAVEHFSQQPLLLCDEECENETSSFPSQASMDISPPSASQPSTGPCSFEKLVVDSLFSEGGTNTEDPLSSLASRHPPLQSLPDQPLNLETMNTEHHPSASSPSQNNQLLITCFPQALMDIDASSPSSLQGIYRGVPITSHPNTGNFEYNGALKRKVERLYNREADIKNELEFAASLSLKKQRIEVVNWLTNVEKLRKNFQSLVPASAENLPPQQHVDMLMKEAEDLIIKSKFPEGLFEVGDAKVNILLERKLEAGKAFQTNTKKILRCLRENHISRLGIYGMGGVGKTTIMVHVHNRLLKKANHINVLWIAVSQDLDIHKLQGDIWKALKLGDLKEENAMKRAAMLFDQLSDIGKSVLILDDVWEHFDLDEVGIPVEADGLKLVLTTRSFEVCRQMHCQKKIKIEPLSPNEAQSLFLKELGPEALSLEIEAVMKLIVEECADLPLGIITMARTMRGVSDLFEWKDILERLKESNMGQMDMEKKVLANLKLSYSRLSNHEVQQCFLCCALYPEDRLIHKFELIEFFIDEGLIGGLDKREKCYDRGLTILNKLENVCLLENDRGMVKMHDLIRDMALYVMSATSMVKAGKGLTRLLSEECWMDGVEKVSFMENYIRVIPANMSPNCPKLASLLLNGSLWGNVLIPNSFFKRLEGLKVLNLSGCGIKELPNSISDLVNLRALLLRECRELCRIPYLGKLSSLRKLDVHGCRYLKAVEGLETLVNLRYLNLSKSGIERLVEGNLAGLANLQYLKIVEVKGEDVTKLWALETLDSSFQNIVDFNKYMRFLQQSGPHHYYQLVVNQEKTLWFVSVYDDPRFGTSERKMYIDCCNYAIVRAGGKAMRILF